One Mercenaria mercenaria strain notata chromosome 12, MADL_Memer_1, whole genome shotgun sequence DNA segment encodes these proteins:
- the LOC128547335 gene encoding uncharacterized protein LOC128547335 isoform X2: MSGKDETHDVVQIACEAEKTTQVDLFVVHVDDDWTSNTLLPLLKENEITYLSLENDATPGKSTLCSFEEFLIKSEKVLFVLSEELCQNPSFPIQYMIESALQLPAKDLLTVTTTGFKTKLPNYLRGIRNVDIHNSDNLLPLVAEIKTRSIKFCKLVRHEGNLSNALFMRGLCLQVFCGDIYGLLIVAQEKYLQVDMNEFSKHLGIHSSLKTDEACKVCKILCHPKTKVGFIINTQSLTKTVSQDLIPLVSRLCKQVCDASLFRTNWGVLATVTGPFTQDQQVIVSHLFRSVSKEIKEETDKRALKVMPCFPEFSSLQERLCSFKHGWSEETLPKASAMAKSGFFFVGKPSRAQCYYCGVYITTWNKADDPTATHAKFGLCPYVKDLFHENIRIDDRKSSDTSPAEQCKTVSSRQLTFYNFELDNNTECDNEKLMKEVSKQFAEAGFFYIGVDRLVQCFSCSLVIFYSKSIKNPWIVHANLSSNCNFLKETKGVDYIQTINECKTLQAEEPTVVTFHLRKFDANKSCEDNTKCFGFGR, encoded by the exons ATGAGTGGAAAG GATGAAACGCACGATGTCGTGCAAATAGCCTGTGAGGCTGAGAAAACAACACAGGTGGACCTGTTTGTGGTACATGTTGATGACGACTGGACAAGCAATACTCTCCTCCCTTTACTTAAAGAAAATGAGATCACATATCTGTCTCTTGAAAACGACGCAACACCAGGGAAATCAACTCTTTGCAGCTTTGAAGAATTTCTTATAAAGTCTGAGAAGGTTTTATTTGTTCTCTCAGAAGAACTTTGCCAAAATCCTTCTTTTCCTATTCAGTACATGATTGAATCTGCATTACAATTACCTGCTAAAGACTTGCTAACCGTTACTACCACTGGTTTTAAAACAAAGTTGCCGAATTATCTGAGAGGAATTCGGAACGTTGACATACATAATTCCGACAACTTGTTACCACTGGTCGCCGAAATAAAAACGAGAAGTATCAAATTTTGCAAACTTGTAAGGCATGAAGGCAATTTATCGAATGCTTTGTTCATGAGAGGTCTTTGTTTGCAAGTATTTTGTGGAGATATATATGGCTTACTTATAGTGGCACAGGAAAAATATCTACAAGTGGACATGaatgaattttcaaaacatttaggtATCCACAGTTCTCTTAAAACAGACGAAGCTTGTAAGGTATGTAAAATTCTCTGCCATCCAAAAACAAAAGTTGGTTTTATCATAAATACACAGTCTCTGACTAAGACGGTTTCACAAGATCTTATACCATTGGTTTCGCGTCTGTGTAAACAGGTTTGCGATGCCTCATTATTTCGTACTAATTGGGGCGTTTTGGCAACTGTTACTGGGCCTTTCACGCAGGATCAACAAGTAATAGTCTCACATCTATTTAGATCTGTGAGCAAAGAAATTAAGGAAGAAACAGACAAAAGGGCACTTAAAGTTATGCCATGTTTTCCAGAGTTTTCCAGTCTACAAGAAAGACTGTGTTCATTCAAACATGGCTGGTCGGAAGAAACATTACCAAAGGCCAGTGCCATGGCCAAATCCGGTTTCTTTTTTGTCGGTAAACCGTCCCGAGCACAATGCTACTACTGTGGTGTATATATAACAACATGGAATAAAGCTGATGATCCAACTGCGACGCATGCAAAGTTCGGATTATGTCCATATGTGAAAGatctttttcatgaaaatatacgCATCGATGACAGAAAATCTTCAGACACTTCTCCTGCAGAACAATGCAAAACAGTGTCCTCCCGGCaattaacattttataattttgaattaGATAATAACACggaatgtgacaatgaaaaactGATGAAAGAAGTCTCAAAGCAGTTCGCGGAAGCTGGTTTCTTTTATATTGGAGTAGACCGTTTGGTACAGTGTTTCTCATGTAGTTTGgtaatattttacagtaaaagcaTCAAGAACCCTTGGATTGTTCACGCTAATCTTTCGTCAAACTGCAATTTTCTTAAAGAGACAAAAGGAGTTGATTACATTCAAACTATCAATGAATGTAAAACTCTTCAAGCCGAAGAACCAACAGTTGTTACTTTTCATCTTAGAAAATTTGATGCAAACAAATCATGTGAagataatacaaaatgttttgGTTTTGGCAGATAA
- the LOC128547335 gene encoding uncharacterized protein LOC128547335 isoform X1, which yields MNGFNLVKDETHDVVQIACEAEKTTQVDLFVVHVDDDWTSNTLLPLLKENEITYLSLENDATPGKSTLCSFEEFLIKSEKVLFVLSEELCQNPSFPIQYMIESALQLPAKDLLTVTTTGFKTKLPNYLRGIRNVDIHNSDNLLPLVAEIKTRSIKFCKLVRHEGNLSNALFMRGLCLQVFCGDIYGLLIVAQEKYLQVDMNEFSKHLGIHSSLKTDEACKVCKILCHPKTKVGFIINTQSLTKTVSQDLIPLVSRLCKQVCDASLFRTNWGVLATVTGPFTQDQQVIVSHLFRSVSKEIKEETDKRALKVMPCFPEFSSLQERLCSFKHGWSEETLPKASAMAKSGFFFVGKPSRAQCYYCGVYITTWNKADDPTATHAKFGLCPYVKDLFHENIRIDDRKSSDTSPAEQCKTVSSRQLTFYNFELDNNTECDNEKLMKEVSKQFAEAGFFYIGVDRLVQCFSCSLVIFYSKSIKNPWIVHANLSSNCNFLKETKGVDYIQTINECKTLQAEEPTVVTFHLRKFDANKSCEDNTKCFGFGR from the exons ATGAATGGATTTAATTTAGTAAAG GATGAAACGCACGATGTCGTGCAAATAGCCTGTGAGGCTGAGAAAACAACACAGGTGGACCTGTTTGTGGTACATGTTGATGACGACTGGACAAGCAATACTCTCCTCCCTTTACTTAAAGAAAATGAGATCACATATCTGTCTCTTGAAAACGACGCAACACCAGGGAAATCAACTCTTTGCAGCTTTGAAGAATTTCTTATAAAGTCTGAGAAGGTTTTATTTGTTCTCTCAGAAGAACTTTGCCAAAATCCTTCTTTTCCTATTCAGTACATGATTGAATCTGCATTACAATTACCTGCTAAAGACTTGCTAACCGTTACTACCACTGGTTTTAAAACAAAGTTGCCGAATTATCTGAGAGGAATTCGGAACGTTGACATACATAATTCCGACAACTTGTTACCACTGGTCGCCGAAATAAAAACGAGAAGTATCAAATTTTGCAAACTTGTAAGGCATGAAGGCAATTTATCGAATGCTTTGTTCATGAGAGGTCTTTGTTTGCAAGTATTTTGTGGAGATATATATGGCTTACTTATAGTGGCACAGGAAAAATATCTACAAGTGGACATGaatgaattttcaaaacatttaggtATCCACAGTTCTCTTAAAACAGACGAAGCTTGTAAGGTATGTAAAATTCTCTGCCATCCAAAAACAAAAGTTGGTTTTATCATAAATACACAGTCTCTGACTAAGACGGTTTCACAAGATCTTATACCATTGGTTTCGCGTCTGTGTAAACAGGTTTGCGATGCCTCATTATTTCGTACTAATTGGGGCGTTTTGGCAACTGTTACTGGGCCTTTCACGCAGGATCAACAAGTAATAGTCTCACATCTATTTAGATCTGTGAGCAAAGAAATTAAGGAAGAAACAGACAAAAGGGCACTTAAAGTTATGCCATGTTTTCCAGAGTTTTCCAGTCTACAAGAAAGACTGTGTTCATTCAAACATGGCTGGTCGGAAGAAACATTACCAAAGGCCAGTGCCATGGCCAAATCCGGTTTCTTTTTTGTCGGTAAACCGTCCCGAGCACAATGCTACTACTGTGGTGTATATATAACAACATGGAATAAAGCTGATGATCCAACTGCGACGCATGCAAAGTTCGGATTATGTCCATATGTGAAAGatctttttcatgaaaatatacgCATCGATGACAGAAAATCTTCAGACACTTCTCCTGCAGAACAATGCAAAACAGTGTCCTCCCGGCaattaacattttataattttgaattaGATAATAACACggaatgtgacaatgaaaaactGATGAAAGAAGTCTCAAAGCAGTTCGCGGAAGCTGGTTTCTTTTATATTGGAGTAGACCGTTTGGTACAGTGTTTCTCATGTAGTTTGgtaatattttacagtaaaagcaTCAAGAACCCTTGGATTGTTCACGCTAATCTTTCGTCAAACTGCAATTTTCTTAAAGAGACAAAAGGAGTTGATTACATTCAAACTATCAATGAATGTAAAACTCTTCAAGCCGAAGAACCAACAGTTGTTACTTTTCATCTTAGAAAATTTGATGCAAACAAATCATGTGAagataatacaaaatgttttgGTTTTGGCAGATAA
- the LOC128547335 gene encoding uncharacterized protein LOC128547335 isoform X3: MNGFNLVKDETHDVVQIACEAEKTTQVDLFVVHVDDDWTSNTLLPLLKENEITYLSLENDATPGKSTLCSFEEFLIKSEKVLFVLSEELCQNPSFPIQYMIESALQLPAKDLLTVTTTGFKTKLPNYLRGIRNVDIHNSDNLLPLVAEIKTRSIKFCKLVRHEGNLSNALFMRGLCLQVFCGDIYGLLIVAQEKYLQVDMNEFSKHLGIHSSLKTDEACKSFPVYKKDCVHSNMAGRKKHYQRPVPWPNPVSFLSVNRPEHNATTVVYI; encoded by the exons ATGAATGGATTTAATTTAGTAAAG GATGAAACGCACGATGTCGTGCAAATAGCCTGTGAGGCTGAGAAAACAACACAGGTGGACCTGTTTGTGGTACATGTTGATGACGACTGGACAAGCAATACTCTCCTCCCTTTACTTAAAGAAAATGAGATCACATATCTGTCTCTTGAAAACGACGCAACACCAGGGAAATCAACTCTTTGCAGCTTTGAAGAATTTCTTATAAAGTCTGAGAAGGTTTTATTTGTTCTCTCAGAAGAACTTTGCCAAAATCCTTCTTTTCCTATTCAGTACATGATTGAATCTGCATTACAATTACCTGCTAAAGACTTGCTAACCGTTACTACCACTGGTTTTAAAACAAAGTTGCCGAATTATCTGAGAGGAATTCGGAACGTTGACATACATAATTCCGACAACTTGTTACCACTGGTCGCCGAAATAAAAACGAGAAGTATCAAATTTTGCAAACTTGTAAGGCATGAAGGCAATTTATCGAATGCTTTGTTCATGAGAGGTCTTTGTTTGCAAGTATTTTGTGGAGATATATATGGCTTACTTATAGTGGCACAGGAAAAATATCTACAAGTGGACATGaatgaattttcaaaacatttaggtATCCACAGTTCTCTTAAAACAGACGAAGCTTGTAAG AGTTTTCCAGTCTACAAGAAAGACTGTGTTCATTCAAACATGGCTGGTCGGAAGAAACATTACCAAAGGCCAGTGCCATGGCCAAATCCGGTTTCTTTTTTGTCGGTAAACCGTCCCGAGCACAATGCTACTACTGTGGTGTATATATAA